A genomic segment from Panthera tigris isolate Pti1 chromosome A1, P.tigris_Pti1_mat1.1, whole genome shotgun sequence encodes:
- the FAM170A gene encoding protein FAM170A has protein sequence MKQRQKRKHLEDEESQETAEQGGGVSKLQEAALQLGSPGVAKGWGAGVGEVSSASEYFSCVSSPRKFIHGGIRRVHRDSPQPRSPLVQGQERGETAPPSHQVSFSSPSSYKTCVSSVYRNKEERGMKIYYMQVQMQKGVAVSWETEETSESLEKQPRMEEVTLPENVRVGTPPSDVSTRNLLSDSEPSGEDKDHEERAESDSPPGSPTVEERPRAKTPDWLVTVETGFRCMACCRVFSTLEVLQEHVQYGIREGFSCHVFHLTMAQLTGIVEPECTQEEEDENEEEGEERQEEKDEKEQPAQEDPHVKRP, from the exons ATGAAACAGCGACAAAAGAGGAAACATCTGGAAGATGAAGAGTCCCAGGAAACGGCTGAGCAGGGAGGAG GAGTCTCGAAGTTGCAGGAGGCTGCCCTTCAGCTTGGATCCCCTGGGGTGGCCAAAGGCTGGGGCGCAGGGGTAGGGGAGGTGTCCTCTGCCTCTGAATACTTCTCCTGTGTTTCTTCTCCACGCAAGTTCATCCATGGTG GAATCCGGAGAGTACATCGAGACAGTCCCCAGCCTAGATCACCCCTAGTCCAGGGTCAGGAGCGAGGGGAGACTGCTCCCCCCTCACACCAGGTCTCCTTCTCGTCCCCTTCATCCTATAAGACCTGTGTGTCCTCTGTGtacagaaacaaagaggaaagggGCATGAAAATATACTACATGCAGGTACAAATGCAAAAGGGTGTGGCTGTCTcctgggagacagaggagacCTCGGAGTCACTAGAGAAGCAGCCGAGGATGGAAGAAGTGACCCTTCCTGAGAACGTGCGGGTAGGTACTCCCCCCTCTGATGTGTCCACCAGAAACCTGCTGTCTGACAGCGAGCCCAGCGGGGAGGACAAGGACCACGAGGAGCGGGCAGAGTCAGACAGCCCGCCAGGCTCACCCACTGTTGAGGAGAGACCCAGGGCCAAGACCCCCGACTGGCTGGTGACCGTGGAGACTGGCTTCCGATGCATGGCCTGCTGCCGGGTCTTCTCCACCTTGGAGGTCCTCCAGGAGCACGTCCAGTACGGGATCAGGGAGGGCTTCAGCTGCCATGTGTTCCACCTCACCATGGCTCAGTTGACGGGCATCGTGGAACCTGAGTgcacccaggaggaggaggatgagaacgaggaggagggggaagagaggcaggaagaaaaggacGAGAAGGAGCAGCCTGCGCAGGAGGACCCTCACGTGAAGCGACCCTGA